One part of the Sarcophilus harrisii chromosome 5, mSarHar1.11, whole genome shotgun sequence genome encodes these proteins:
- the ADSL gene encoding adenylosuccinate lyase isoform X2 — protein MRQNLNNIDYDMAAEEEKRLRHDVMAHVHTFGHCCPKAAGIIHLGATSCYVGDNTDLITLKKAIDVLLPKLARVISRLADFATKYASLPTLGFTHFQPAQLTTVGKRCCLWIQDLCMDLERLTRARDDLRFRGVKGTTGTQASFLQLFEGDHQKVEELDRMVTEKAGFRRAFIITGQTYTRKVDIEVLSVLASLGASVHKICTDIRLLANLKELEEPFEKQQIGSSAMPYKRNPMRCERCCSLARHLMTLVADPLQTASVQWLERTLDDSANRRLCLAEAFLTADTILNTLQNVSEGLVVYPKVIERRIRQELPFMATENIIMAMVKAGGSRQDCHERIRVLSQEAAAVVKQEGGDNDLIARIRADPYFSPIHAQLERLLDPSSFTGRAAQQVERFLKEEVQHLLKSYQSQMDVKVELSL, from the exons ATGAGACAGAACCTGAACAACATCGACTATGACATGGCAGCCGAGGAGGAGAAGCGCCTGAGGCATGACGTGATGGCTCACGTACACACCTTTGGCCACTGCTGCCCCAAGGCAGCCGGCATCATTCACCTGGGGGCCACGTCTTGCTATGTCGGAGATAATACA GACCTGATTACCCTGAAGAAGGCCATTGATGTGCTCCTACCAAAG CTGGCCAGAGTGATCTCCCGCCTGGCAGACTTTGCCACCAAGTACGCCAGCCTTCCTACCCTGGGCTTCACCCACTTCCA GCCTGCCCAGTTGACCACCGTGGGCAAGCGGTGTTGTCTGTGGATCCAGGATCTGTGCATGGACCTGGAGCGCCTTACACGGGCCCGGGATGACCTGCGTTTCCGTGGAGTGAAGGGCACCACGGGGACCCAGGCCAGCTTCTTACAGCTCTTTGAAGGAGACCACCAAAAG gtggAAGAACTTGATCGAATGGTGACGGAGAAGGCCGGTTTTCGGAG AGCCTTCATCATCACAGGCCAGACATATACCCGGAAGGTGGACATCGAGGTGCTCTCTGTGCTGGCCAGTCTGGGAGCGTCTGTGCACAAG ATCTGTACCGACATTCGTCTCCTGGCCAACCTTAAGGAGCTTGAGGAGCCCTTTGAGAAACAGCAGATTG GTTCCAGCGCGATGCCGTACAAGCGGAACCCCATGCGCTGCGAGCGCTGCTGCAGCCTGGCCCGCCACCTCATGACGCTCGTCGCGGATCCGCTGCAGACGGCCTCCGTGCAGTGGCTTGAGCGGACGCTGGACGACAGCGCCAACAG GCGCCTGTGTTTGGCCGAGGCCTTTCTCACAGCAGACACCATCCTGAACACTCTGCAGAATGTTTCTGAGGGGCTGGTGGTATACCCCAAG GTCATTGAGCGTCGCATCCGTCAGGAGCTGCCTTTCATGGCTACAGAGAACATCATTATGGCGATGGTGAAGGCGGGAGGCAGCCGCCAG GATTGCCATGAGAGAATCCGGGTGCTCTCGCAGGAAGCGGCCGCCGTGGTGAAGCAGGAGGGGGGCGACAACGACCTCATCGCCCGCATCCGGGCCGACCCCTACTTCAGTCCCATCCATGCCCAGCTGGAGCGCCTGCTGGACCCTTCCTCTTTCACCGGCCGTGCGGCCCAGCAG GTGGAAAGGTTCTTGAAGGAAGAAGTGCAGCATCTCCTGAAGTCTTACCAAAGTCAGATGGACGTGAAAGTGGAACTGAGCCTTTAG
- the ADSL gene encoding adenylosuccinate lyase isoform X1, which translates to MSVNGCHGGGAAGRDTYRSPLAARYASPEMCFLFSDAHKFQTWRLLWLLLAEAEQKLGLPITDEQLEEMRQNLNNIDYDMAAEEEKRLRHDVMAHVHTFGHCCPKAAGIIHLGATSCYVGDNTDLITLKKAIDVLLPKLARVISRLADFATKYASLPTLGFTHFQPAQLTTVGKRCCLWIQDLCMDLERLTRARDDLRFRGVKGTTGTQASFLQLFEGDHQKVEELDRMVTEKAGFRRAFIITGQTYTRKVDIEVLSVLASLGASVHKICTDIRLLANLKELEEPFEKQQIGSSAMPYKRNPMRCERCCSLARHLMTLVADPLQTASVQWLERTLDDSANRRLCLAEAFLTADTILNTLQNVSEGLVVYPKVIERRIRQELPFMATENIIMAMVKAGGSRQDCHERIRVLSQEAAAVVKQEGGDNDLIARIRADPYFSPIHAQLERLLDPSSFTGRAAQQVERFLKEEVQHLLKSYQSQMDVKVELSL; encoded by the exons ATGTCGGTCAATGGCTGTCACGGCGGAGGGGCGGCGGGCCGGGACACGTACCGCTCGCCGCTGGCCGCCCGCTACGCCAGCCCGGAGATGTGCTTCCTCTTCAGCGACGCGCACAAGTTCCAGACCTGGAGACTGCTGTGGCTGCTGCTGGCGGAAGCGGAGCAG AAACTCGGTCTGCCGATCACGGACGAGCAGCTGGAGGAGATGAGACAGAACCTGAACAACATCGACTATGACATGGCAGCCGAGGAGGAGAAGCGCCTGAGGCATGACGTGATGGCTCACGTACACACCTTTGGCCACTGCTGCCCCAAGGCAGCCGGCATCATTCACCTGGGGGCCACGTCTTGCTATGTCGGAGATAATACA GACCTGATTACCCTGAAGAAGGCCATTGATGTGCTCCTACCAAAG CTGGCCAGAGTGATCTCCCGCCTGGCAGACTTTGCCACCAAGTACGCCAGCCTTCCTACCCTGGGCTTCACCCACTTCCA GCCTGCCCAGTTGACCACCGTGGGCAAGCGGTGTTGTCTGTGGATCCAGGATCTGTGCATGGACCTGGAGCGCCTTACACGGGCCCGGGATGACCTGCGTTTCCGTGGAGTGAAGGGCACCACGGGGACCCAGGCCAGCTTCTTACAGCTCTTTGAAGGAGACCACCAAAAG gtggAAGAACTTGATCGAATGGTGACGGAGAAGGCCGGTTTTCGGAG AGCCTTCATCATCACAGGCCAGACATATACCCGGAAGGTGGACATCGAGGTGCTCTCTGTGCTGGCCAGTCTGGGAGCGTCTGTGCACAAG ATCTGTACCGACATTCGTCTCCTGGCCAACCTTAAGGAGCTTGAGGAGCCCTTTGAGAAACAGCAGATTG GTTCCAGCGCGATGCCGTACAAGCGGAACCCCATGCGCTGCGAGCGCTGCTGCAGCCTGGCCCGCCACCTCATGACGCTCGTCGCGGATCCGCTGCAGACGGCCTCCGTGCAGTGGCTTGAGCGGACGCTGGACGACAGCGCCAACAG GCGCCTGTGTTTGGCCGAGGCCTTTCTCACAGCAGACACCATCCTGAACACTCTGCAGAATGTTTCTGAGGGGCTGGTGGTATACCCCAAG GTCATTGAGCGTCGCATCCGTCAGGAGCTGCCTTTCATGGCTACAGAGAACATCATTATGGCGATGGTGAAGGCGGGAGGCAGCCGCCAG GATTGCCATGAGAGAATCCGGGTGCTCTCGCAGGAAGCGGCCGCCGTGGTGAAGCAGGAGGGGGGCGACAACGACCTCATCGCCCGCATCCGGGCCGACCCCTACTTCAGTCCCATCCATGCCCAGCTGGAGCGCCTGCTGGACCCTTCCTCTTTCACCGGCCGTGCGGCCCAGCAG GTGGAAAGGTTCTTGAAGGAAGAAGTGCAGCATCTCCTGAAGTCTTACCAAAGTCAGATGGACGTGAAAGTGGAACTGAGCCTTTAG